The Synergistota bacterium genome includes a window with the following:
- the coaD gene encoding pantetheine-phosphate adenylyltransferase, with translation MKAAVYPGSFDPVTYGHLDIIERASRIFDKLIVAVVSNPAKTPLFSIEERMEMIKESVEHLNNVEVDGFEGLLVNYLRKRGTKIVIRGMRAVTDFDYEFQMALTNRKLDKDVEIIFLLSDSKYLYLTSRMVKEIAGLGGCIKGMVPPHVAERLFRKLKVSSSGSA, from the coding sequence ATGAAGGCAGCGGTTTATCCTGGTAGCTTCGATCCGGTCACATATGGCCATCTCGATATAATTGAGAGAGCCTCAAGGATTTTCGATAAGCTCATAGTGGCAGTGGTTTCAAATCCCGCGAAAACGCCGCTATTTTCCATAGAAGAAAGGATGGAGATGATAAAGGAATCGGTTGAGCATCTCAATAACGTTGAGGTTGATGGTTTTGAGGGGCTTCTGGTTAATTACCTTAGAAAGAGGGGAACGAAAATAGTCATAAGGGGAATGAGGGCTGTAACTGACTTCGACTATGAGTTTCAAATGGCGTTGACGAATAGGAAGCTCGACAAAGACGTTGAGATAATATTTCTCCTTTCGGATTCCAAATATCTTTACCTTACCTCAAGGATGGTAAAGGAAATAGCGGGTCTCGGCGGATGTATTAAGGGAATGGTTCCACCTCACGTTGCGGAGAGACTCTTTAGGAAGCTTAAGGTTTCCTCATCCGGATCTGCTTGA
- a CDS encoding nucleotidyltransferase, with amino-acid sequence MKVLGLITEYNPFHTGHLYHLHKSIELSQADFSVAVMSGNFLQRGEPALVEKYKRAKMALSAGVDVVFELPFPFASHNAGVFAFGAVSLLNSLGVITHICFGSESGNIKELRAIAQILYQEPDFFKVDLLKFSREGLPYPEARLRALKKALEREGIAPNVLRGSNNILGIEYLISLLRLKSDIKPLTIKRIGGGYLENEIRGKFSSATAIRRKILEEGVESVKDLIPPSSYKILKECEEKEEIVSMKDFEKEILILIKRLDKGEIKEIAEVKEGLENRIKRVGMKAISLNELLSGIKTKRYTLTRISRMLIHILIGFKERENKIFQKTGSLYAFLLGFSSKGKILLREIKKKSSIPIISKPMGLSEPASIMLKLDLRATRIYEAVLGKHLPIFRPVQADPDEETLSFLKSLSAT; translated from the coding sequence ATGAAAGTTCTCGGCTTAATAACGGAATATAATCCCTTCCATACGGGACATCTGTACCATTTACATAAAAGCATAGAGCTTTCACAGGCCGATTTCAGCGTAGCAGTGATGAGCGGGAACTTCCTCCAGCGGGGAGAACCCGCCCTGGTAGAGAAATATAAACGCGCTAAAATGGCTCTCTCCGCCGGTGTAGATGTCGTATTCGAGTTACCCTTCCCTTTTGCATCGCATAACGCTGGCGTTTTTGCATTTGGCGCTGTATCACTTCTTAACTCCCTCGGAGTCATAACTCACATATGCTTTGGAAGCGAATCAGGAAATATAAAAGAACTCCGAGCCATCGCACAAATTCTATATCAAGAGCCAGATTTTTTCAAGGTTGATTTACTGAAATTTTCACGAGAGGGGCTTCCTTACCCCGAAGCTCGTTTAAGAGCTCTTAAAAAGGCTCTCGAAAGGGAAGGCATAGCACCAAATGTTCTCAGAGGATCCAACAATATCTTGGGAATAGAGTATCTTATAAGCCTGCTGAGACTGAAAAGCGATATAAAGCCACTAACGATAAAAAGAATCGGCGGTGGATATTTAGAGAACGAAATAAGAGGAAAGTTTTCAAGTGCTACAGCTATAAGAAGAAAAATCCTTGAAGAAGGAGTAGAAAGCGTTAAAGATCTGATTCCACCATCTTCATATAAGATACTTAAAGAGTGCGAGGAAAAAGAAGAAATCGTATCTATGAAAGACTTCGAAAAAGAGATACTTATTCTTATAAAGAGATTAGATAAGGGAGAGATAAAAGAGATAGCTGAGGTTAAAGAAGGACTTGAAAACAGAATAAAAAGAGTTGGAATGAAGGCAATCAGCTTAAACGAGCTTCTCAGCGGGATAAAGACCAAGCGTTATACCCTTACCAGAATCTCAAGAATGCTCATCCACATTCTGATAGGCTTTAAAGAAAGGGAAAATAAAATCTTTCAAAAAACCGGCTCACTTTACGCCTTTCTACTCGGATTCTCGTCAAAGGGTAAAATACTCCTGCGTGAGATAAAGAAAAAGTCATCTATCCCAATTATAAGTAAGCCTATGGGATTGAGCGAGCCAGCATCCATCATGCTAAAGCTCGATCTCAGAGCAACGCGAATTTACGAAGCCGTTTTGGGAAAGCACCTCCCAATATTTAGACCCGTTCAAGCAGATCCGGATGAGGAAACCTTAAGCTTCCTAAAGAGTCTCTCCGCAACGTGA